Proteins encoded by one window of Crassostrea angulata isolate pt1a10 chromosome 9, ASM2561291v2, whole genome shotgun sequence:
- the LOC128162962 gene encoding uncharacterized protein LOC128162962 isoform X1, whose amino-acid sequence MKKLSNSSANRKCYKSHPNKRTKSRAHARARRFDGSDRSQPSLLSIDASNRRRQREFSSGGSLVKNDQGTQSEISMADGTLWSMFPLCPFDWSSSDTASFPDFPGCNNLDINLLLQAFQSQWEPTTEQDMKQMTEHLEEHKARIQKWFKDNE is encoded by the exons ATGAAGAAGCTTTCTAACAGCTCTGCAAATAGAAAATGTTACAAAAGTCATCCAAACAAACGCACAAAATCAAGAGCCCACGCTAGAGCTCGGCGTTTCGATGGAAGCGACCGTTCACA ACCTTCTTTATTATCCATCGACGCCTCCAACAGAAGGAGACAAA GAGAATTCTCGTCGGGAGGATCACTTGTAAAGAATGACCAGGGAACTCAATCAGAAATATCAATGGCAGATGGAACCCTTTGGTCCATGTTTCCATTGT GTCCTTTTGATTGGAGTTCCTCGGACACGGCGTCATTTCCGGATTTTCCTGGCTGTAACAATTTGGACATCAACTTATTGCTACAAG CATTTCAATCTCAATGGGAGCCTACCACAGAACAAGACATGAAACAGATGACCGAGCATCTAGAAGAACACAAAGCAAGGATTCAAA
- the LOC128162962 gene encoding uncharacterized protein LOC128162962 isoform X2 encodes MKKLSNSSANRKCYKSHPNKRTKSRAHARARRFDGSDRSQPSLLSIDASNRRRQREFSSGGSLVKNDQGTQSEISMADGTLWSMFPLCPFDWSSSDTASFPDFPGCNNLDINLLLQAFQSQWEPTTEQDMKQMTEHLEEHKARIQKWLKDNE; translated from the exons ATGAAGAAGCTTTCTAACAGCTCTGCAAATAGAAAATGTTACAAAAGTCATCCAAACAAACGCACAAAATCAAGAGCCCACGCTAGAGCTCGGCGTTTCGATGGAAGCGACCGTTCACA ACCTTCTTTATTATCCATCGACGCCTCCAACAGAAGGAGACAAA GAGAATTCTCGTCGGGAGGATCACTTGTAAAGAATGACCAGGGAACTCAATCAGAAATATCAATGGCAGATGGAACCCTTTGGTCCATGTTTCCATTGT GTCCTTTTGATTGGAGTTCCTCGGACACGGCGTCATTTCCGGATTTTCCTGGCTGTAACAATTTGGACATCAACTTATTGCTACAAG CATTTCAATCTCAATGGGAGCCTACCACAGAACAAGACATGAAACAGATGACCGAGCATCTAGAAGAACACAAAGCAAGGATTCAAA AATGGCTAAAAGACAATGAATGA
- the LOC128162956 gene encoding T-box transcription factor TBX5-A-like → MLYSNNLFKNLLQSTMFNMNLFIHLGNTFAMDYTDYNVLEKSDQEERNTAAKRRRFETYQSYSSPRVNWSLSNTLSSSSNVSSSEDLEVQSSDTETYTVSTSGSSGYPNTSGSESMSEDTERGNAINTFSPLQNGSVSLELEKGNLWNKFYRLGTEMIINRTGRRMFPYVEFTLKGLDPAGLYDIMFDIIPADTNYFKFVDNKWVAIGEAEQDFNNNFFKHPDSPQIGSKWMDKIISFQNVKLSNQPSCQCGIFTLRTLQKYLVRISLIKHKTDRFSVLEIPIPVSTFVAVTAYNNREVTELKIKSNPYSKAFRYPKSRMKKSSVSLSDKKINQHHNKRIPTSRMDVFTESFDDIHHIQLPPQSTALQHDRRRPSLSISEKSELKNDQGIQTELSMADGNLWCMLPVCPIVRNLLNMATSPSCPRDRNMNPDINSLRQYFEAL, encoded by the exons ATGTTGTATTCTAACAATTTGTTTAAGAATCTATTGCAATCGACTATGtttaatatgaatttatttattcatttaggCAACACATTTGCAATGGACTACACAGATTATAACGTTCTTGAAAAGAGTGATCAAGAAGAAAGAAACACTGCAGCAAAGAGGCGGCGCTTTGAAACTTATCAATCCTATTCATCTCCGAGGGTGAATTGGTCTCTTTCCAATACACTGTCATCCTCTTCCAATGTTTCTTCGTCAGAAGACCTAGAGGTACAATCATCAGATACAGAGACCTACACGGTGTCTACCTCAGGTTCCTCAGGGTATCCAAACACCTCTGGGTCTGAGAGCATGTCTGAGGACACTGAAAGAGGGAATGCAATAAATACGTTTTCGCCTTTGCAAAACGGTTCCGTATCGTTAGAATTGGAAAAGGGCAACCTTTGGAATAAATTCTACAGACTAGGAACTGAAATGATTATCAACAGAACAGGACG GAGAATGTTTCCGTATGTCGAGTTCACCTTGAAAGGCCTGGATCCTGCGGGATTGTATGACATAATGTTTGATATAATCCCAGCTGACaccaattattttaaatttgtggaCAACAAATGGGTAGCTATTGGAGAAGCTGAACAAGATTTTAATAACAACTTTTTCAAGCATCCAGATTCTCCACAAATTGGGTCGAAATGGATGGACAAAATCATATCATTCCAGAATGTGAAACTTTCAAACCAACCTAGCTGTCAATGTGGAATC TTCACTCTCCGAACCCTTCAGAAGTATTTAGTGAGAATATCTCTCATCAAACACAAGACGGACAGATTTTCTGTGCTTGAAATTCCAATTCCTGTATCGACGTTTGTAGCAGTTACAGCATACAACAATAGGGAGGTCACAGAGCTGAAGATCAAGAGCAATCCATATTCCAAAGCCTTCCGGTACCCCAAAAGCAG AATGAAAAAGTCTTCAGTTTCTCTTTCTGATAAGAAGATTAATCAACATCACAACAAAAGAATCCCAACATCAAGGATGGATGTGTTCACGGAAAGCTTTGATGATATTCACCACATACA ACTTCCGCCACAATCCACGGCCTTGCAACACGACAGACGGAGACCAA GTTTGTCAATCTCCGAAAAATCAGAATTGAAGAACGATCAAGGCATTCAAACAGAACTGTCAATGGCGGATGGAAACTTATGGTGCATGTTACCAGTCT GTCCAATTGTGAGGAATCTTTTAAACATGGCGACCTCTCCATCATGTCCTCGCGATCGCAATATGAATCCGGACATCAACTCACTGAGGCAATATTTTGAGGCATTGTAG